One Capra hircus breed San Clemente chromosome 3, ASM170441v1, whole genome shotgun sequence genomic window, GGTTTCTCCCTGAAAAGCAGATTCAGTGAGAACTTAGGGCATCTTTAGTGAGGGAGTCTGGTTCATCATAACTGTTGAAAATCTgtaaaaataagttcatttactaTGTTTTTTACTACCTGTATTTCATTGTTGGTTCAGAAGGCAAAATATGACTTTGGGGCATTAGTCAACATATAGAaaactgtataattttaaatactGTGAACCAAAAGGAAATTTTATGCTTTGTCTTTCTAGATTACAGAGgcattattttcttataaatttttctttctaaatgtgaaaaaatagaatattttgttGATGTTTCTTTTATCCTTATCGTCTTTCTTTATCTCAGTTTTTCTGCCacatcactttaaatatttttgcagTATTTCTTGTAAGTTTGATTTCAGGGTCTTTGAATAAATTCCGAATTTTATAAGTTATTTCCAGCAGTATTTCTTAAACTTGGCAGGTTGAGTGTCTTTGCTAAAAATAGTTTCCTGTTGGTATATTAGACAAAAGAACTTAATTCCTCCTATCCTACTGTAAGTTAGATAAAGCTTATATTACCAGCCTACTTTTTCTAAGCCGTTTTATTAACAAATATATtccaaatatttcctttttttaattctttgagaaAATCACTGACTTAATGATTTATTTACTATGATTGGtataggaaaaaatgttttcttggtaAAACCACATGTTCTTACATtgggccttttttttctttcctcacagGAAatgctttagtttttaaaaaactaaaaagaaaaggaaaagtgaaggcCTGTGCCTTGATATGTTCCTTAAGTTTTAACTAATTTGCAATCTAATATTAAGAAAGCtgataaaatattttgtcttaGTCATATGGATGATTATTGTGCACTGTAAAATAGGTAAAATTATTAGAAGACAATAGTCTTCCCCTCCAAATAcctccctccaccacccccaccaccttaTTGGCAAGCTTCATAAAATATTCCACTGGTGAAGAAAAAGTGGTATTTTATCACTTTctgatattttcatattttcattttcccagCACTAGAAAGTTTAGGCTTTGGCTCTTATATCAGTGAAGTAAAAGAAGTCTTACAAGAATGCAAGACAGtagcattaaaaagaagaaaggccAGTTCTCGTTTGGAAAATCTCGGCATTCCCGAAGAAGAATTATTGAGACAGCAACAGGAATTATTTGCAAAAGTAAGTAACACATATTAACTTATTTCATGTGAATCTGACCCTTTTTTGTACACCAAAATCATactgttttctaaaataatttcccAAGTCAATATGCATGtccaaaattttgtttttgtggcTGATTGTTTGATCATAGAGTCTGATGTTAGATCTGGCCAGTTTGACTCTATTTGGCCGGCTATTTACTTtacataaaagtaaatatttgcaGCAGCCTGTTTTCTGAGGAGAACAACTCCAAATGACTACTGAGACTTTACTTTGATGTTTTTTTCAGGCAGAATGACCATTTAAAAGCATGAAAAGTATACCTTAACATTCGTAAGATTTAAACTGATGGACTGGTGAGAAAATATTGTATCAAATTTTTAGACGAATGGCATATAAAAAAAATCTGACTAACGTTTACTTTTTAGTTAACTTAGGTCTTTACTGCACCTTTAAAACACTCTGATCTTAAAAACTTTGAAGGGCCAGTGGAACAGAGAAAGGCAgaaaatttttctcctttttcgcTTGTTCTAATGTCCAGTCTGGAGGATTAGCAACAAGAACTATTTgttatttccctctatttttaaagaaaggagacCACCGGGAGCTGGAATTGAGTGGAGTTTGTGACTAGCCTCTCAGAATTTCTCCAGTGTTACtgctctgccatcttcttggccTGCCTTAGCCCACTGTCAGAATCCTGGGTGCCTTCTTCATTCCCTTCCAGGTCCCTTGGTGACACTAGAAACAAGCTCTGTAATATATTTTGGATCATTCCTCTGTGGAAGATcatattttccaaagatgacCACTATAGTATCTCTTACCCTTTGTCTCCATGACTCACTGTGCCTTCGTATTACAGCAGAGGCAACAAAGGCTGGCAGCCTTCATTATCTGATAAAAATACCTAGGGATGAGGATTAGGAGATGAAGAAGCCCATGCAGCATGCAACACAGTTTCCATGTGGAGTGAATAACCCAACAACCAATATGCACATATACCCCATGCTGATGCAAAGAAAAAGCTTTCCATCAGTCCTTTCCACTCAGGCATGGGATGCACTGGGCCTGGTCCAGAATACCCACAGGCAAGAGCAAGAAGAAGAAATTGAGAGGGAAAAATtggccttccctcctcctctgccaGGTTCCTTGAAGCTGGGGAGCATTTAGTTACAGTGTACAAcggttcttttcttttaaaaaaaaatatttatttatttatgtttggctatGCTGCGTGTTCATTGGTATGTGAACTTTTCTGTAGATGCAgtcagcaggggctactctctagttgcagtgcaggaGCTTCTCCTTGCGGTGGATTTTCTTGTCATGGAGCTCGAGctccagggtgcacaggcttcagtagttgcagctcctgggctctacagcacaggctcagtagttgtgatacaCCGGCTTAACTGTtctacggcatgtgggatctttccgggTCAagaatcgaacccgcatctcctgtgttggcaggcgaattaccactgagccacaagggaaaccctgcAGTGATCCTTGAATGACTGAATATTCACTCCATGTAAGACTGAGAGCTTAATAACCCGGTGGTTAAGAATGCAGATCACTGACCAAGGCTAAATTTATCATCAGGGACTGAGATATCTTAATCATATTTTCACTTGCTCTTCTCTGTACCTTTTTCCTGTTTACCCTACAAAGGCAGGAGCAAGGAATTACAAACTTGAAGATTTACAAGTACAGCTTAAAAAATAgtccattccatttctggttACTACTGAAATGCTCAGATTGCTCAAGCAGACTGTCTATAAGTACTGTCTATAAGTATAATAAAGCATTGAACTCACTTTCCAGTGGGAAGATCTTGAAAGTTAGACCTAAATCATTGGGTCAGAGGTGATTCTCTGGTAAAGAGGATGTAAAATACAGTGTTTCAGTTCCGTAGAGATACTTATTTCATCATAGGAATAGTGCTTTGTGGTCCTTTATAATTGTCTGTCCCTGCCCTTAGTTTGTAAGCTCGCTGACAGCTGGACCTATTATTAATTGTATctttagaaaatcccatggacggaggagcctggaaggctgcagtccatggggtcgctgagggttggacacgactgagcaacttcacttccacttttcactttcatgcattggagaaggaaatggcaacccactgcagtgttcttgcctggagaattccagggacgggggagcctggtgggctgccgtctatggggtcgcacagagtcggacatgactgaagtgacttagcagcagcagcagcagcacccatcTAACATGGTAACTAGCACAGGGggagtattcaataaatatttgttgaataaatgactgaGTTAAATTGATGAGTCAGGGAAGCACAGAACTCTAGGGGTGGAACAGACTTTTGAAATCATTTACTTTAACCTTGATCTTCTAAATTATGATTCTGAAGTTTGAGGAGGTTCAAGAATCTGTTCaccattatgaaaaaaaaaggaggtggggagaagtGAGGCTGTTTTTTCCCTACAAAGTTCTGGCTTCTCACTTGAAAATGGAAGACAGATTTGGTTTGAATAGAAGAGGTGAGAATTGCTACAAGTTACTATAATTACTGTTAGAACTAGGAAATACCATTTTAGGTCTTTTCCAGATTAGCTCCATAACTGATCTCTTTATAGTCATTAACAACCAGTTTGGTTtaagtatttaaattttaagttgtCAAGCACTAGACACCAGATACCATTTAAACTGATTAGGAAGATAAAGCTTACCAATGTTTATTGAGTTCTAACCATGTGTTAATCATGTGCCAAGTGATTTACCAgtattatttaatcctcacaacatagAAAACAGGTACTTAAGTAGAAAAGCCTTTGAGGCAGGCACGACCACATGCAAACAGTGTTGTAATCCATATGAATAGGAGGTACCAATGGAGGattgaaagtttttttaaaaagctagtgGCTATTATTTATTGAGTCTCTACTATGGGAGATCACCTACAGGGTGCCAACGTAAATATTTGATAAAGGGAAAGATGCTCTGCTAAATACTTTATATACTTTGCAGAGTTTTTAATGAACAAAACAAGTTTTACTGTACCCATTTACACTttaagaaacagactcagagatggAGAGACTTTCATGAGATCATTTGTTCTACAGATATTTATTATGAAAGTCTTCACTATTTACCAGATACAGTGCTAGTTGCTGATCTTATAATAGTGTAAAAAAGGACGGGGTTATGTCATTATGAAGCTTAGTTTACTGGGAAGGATTGACTTAGACAAATGAAATGGGTAAATATCTTCTGACTTCAAAACCTGTGCTCTTTCTACAATACTGTGCTAATACTCTAGCCACCATTTTGtttacttaaattttattttggaactTTTAAGTGGAATGAATGTACTTTATCATTTCTATGACAAAAAATTGAATGAAGGAAATAATCTACTGGCTGCAAATTctgtcttcacttttctgcccttgtcatctggtttttttttttttctttctcccttatcTCCTTTCTGTCTTGCCCTGACCTATGGATAAAAAATACCCTAATATTTCTTTGCTCTTGTGAGAAAAATCAGAAGAGAAGTAAAATTATTGTAGCTGCTTAGTACTTTTCCTAGAGCACATAGTATTAATACTTTAGTCTAAAATATGAATGGAACTGATAAATTATTATACCatctttttcttaacttttatttcACATAATCATTTAGACTTTATTTTACATACTAACAAAAAGCAGCCTCTTTTGAAGCTGTCTTTCAGTGCTAGCAGCAAATATTTGAAAAGGAGGTACCACTAATATGTTGAGATAAAGTTAACTGTAAATTGTAAATGAATCATATTAGTATGTGGGAGTGGGAGTCTTAAAACGTAATGAAAATTTCCAGAAGAAGTGGGTTAGCAAGTAATGCCTAtttacttctctttcacttttccattTTAGAAGGAAAACACTTTGGATGGATTAGGTAAGAAGcaaaatggaaggaaataaattagaataaataccactgaaaattttaatttatagacATGAATACAAATAATATTTATCAATCAGTATTGATTTTAAAGGTATCAGAGTGCTTTGTGAAAGTATGGGTGCTGATATGGGGCAATGGTACCTAAAAAAGTCAGTTAAATTTTAAGTATAACCAGTACATGTCTTTGCAGATCATTGAACAAACTAGAATATAATGAACAAACTGAGATAAAGCAGCTTTGCAATAAAACCTGTGTAGAGACTTgagattatttgaattttttttgtgCCACAAAATTATACCTATTTATAGTTGATTAGACCACAGAGTAGATATTCTTAAGTtgattaaattaatatatttggtTTGCCCTAcaattttcaagtattttctgtGAAGTATTCTTAGTCTGTTTTGAACTCTGGGTATTCCTGCCATAATAGTAAATATGCCTGTGtattatggaaatattttccatatttctttattaaaataggTAGAAGTAGTTACTAGAATACCTGGTCTTTAATTtcctaaacacacaaaaaacatttTTGTCCCAGAGGGGAGGTATAATATAGATACCTTAACATCTGTTATATGAGGTTGACTACTCATGAGGAAGGTATAAAGAGATCCCCAAGTACAGATTTTAATGTAGAAGTGTGCCAGTTACTAAGCAATTGTTTCAGCATGAAACCCCCTTCCTGTGCTAGGTTTGAGAATGGACCCAGTAGTCTGTAAACCGTGTTTCTGCTGTTCTAGCTGACTTCCCTAGACTCTGCTGCTAGTGGGGGCCTCTGAAGGAGATTACATGGCTGGGTGGAAGAAGGCACTTGTTCCTTTCTTTTACTTCCAGTTGGCTTCAGGTTCCTTTGAGCAATGCAGCAATGCTTCACCCTGGCTGCATCAGTTTTTTCCTGTAGCAGCAACTGAATCTGGTTTGCAGTTTCTCTAATACTTACAGAACCAATCCGAACATGCATCCCCTTCCTCAGGTATGTGGTTCTCAAACCTTGGGGCCCTCTTCTAAACTTAAGAGATGGTAGTACCAGCCAAATACACTCCTTCTTCAGAAGTCTGAGTTTCAGTTCTGTGGTTGGCTCCTCAAACcttctgagttttaaaaatttcagccTCTTCCCTTGTTTCAAATTTAAGGTTGATGGTTGCTTCCTGTAGTTGCCACACACAAATCTTAGTGTTTGTTTCTTGCCTCTTCAATTACCTAGTTATCACCTTTATACTTGGTTAATGATCttctatatttatattctttctgtTTCCCTAACTAGTGTGACTTAGTctatctccttcagttcagttcagtcgctcagtcgtgtctgactctttgcgaccccatgaatcgcagcatgccaggcctccctgtccatcaccatctcccggagtttactcagactcacatccatcgagtccgtaatgccatccaaccatctcatcctgggtcttccccttctcctcctgcccccaatccctcccagcatcagagtcttttccaatgagtcagttcttcgcatgaggtggccaaagtactggagtttcagctttatcatcattccttccaaagaaatcccagggtagatctccttcagaatggactggttggatctccttgcagtccaagggaccctcaagagtctcctccaacaccacagttcaaacgcatcaattctttggcgctcagccttcttcacagtccaactctcacatccatacatgaccagaggaaaaaccatagccttgactagacggaccttagtcggcaaagtaatgtctctgcttttgaatatactatctaggttggtcataacttttcttccaaggagtaagcgtcttttaatttcatggctgcaatcaccatctgcagtgattttggagcccaaaaaaataaaatctgacactgtttctactgttttcccatctatttcccatgaagtgatgggactggatgccatgagcttcattttctgaatgttgagctttaagccaactttttcactctcctctttcactttcatcaagaggcttttaagccaactttttcactctcctctttcactttcatcaagaggctttttagctcctcttcactttctgctctaagggtggtgtcatctgcatatctgaggttattgatatttctcccagaaatcttgattccagcttgtgtttcttccagtccagcgtttctcatgatgtactctgcatagaagttaaataagcagggtgacaatatacagccttgacatactccttttcctatttggaaccagtctgttgttccatgtccagttctaactgttacttcctgacctgcatacaggtttcccaagaggcaggtcaggtggtctggtattcccatctctttcagaattttccacagtttattgtgatccacacagtcaaaggagtGGAGTCTAATCTCCTTATTAGACCCCAAATAATACTGGAAGGAATCAGGAACAAACCTACTGGGGAAAACAGTATTTCAGAAGTACTTAAAGAAAGAGAGGGATTACAGTAGGTGAAAATCAGATTTCAAAAAGATTGACTATCAGCATGAGTAAAGGTAGCAAAAGCGGGAGAGTATGAAGTATAATTGGAAAACATTTTATGTTCTAggtgggttttgtgttttttttagcaCTAGGGAAATGCTTTGAAAGAAGATTAGAGAAAATATAGTGGAGCAGACCGTAATTTGGAGGGTCTAAATTCTAGGCTGAGAAATTTGGACTTAATTGGTAacaattaaatgatttttttatgtattataattACCCCCAGGGAATGTTTGGATAATAAATTCATAACATTAAGAAAAGTTAGAAATGtacatggtaaaaaaaatcttaaattaagGTTATGCTGAGCATTATTGTTTTCCCacaaaacattcatttattcagaaatCCTTGGGGCCTGTATGTTGAGAAGGCAGCAGTGAATATGGAAACGTTTTCTTTTCTCAAGTCTAGAGGAGAAAAAAGATAATATACTCAGGTAACTAGAGAACAAAATAGATAGGTATGGGAACGCATAGAGAATTATAGACTATGAAATAGAGCGGAGAATGTGACCTAGAAAGATCAAGAAAACCGATGTGTCTTTTAAATACTGGCAAGCAATTGGAATCAGGCTAAAAGATTAATTCTGAAGAAAGGCAGAAATGGAGAAACAACATTGTTTTGGTAAACTCTTAATGGgaaattatgtgatttttttttcgaGAACAGATTCATTTTTCCCTTCTTGTTGTGGTTTTTCTGCTAATAGATGAAATTAAGTTGGGAAGGAACCATGTAATGCATGTGGATGTACCTTGGTTTCTCAGATCCAGTGGTGGTTTTTATAGAAGTTATTtaaaatgaatggattttaaCTATCCTGCTTAAATTCAGTACTAGATAAGTAGTTTCACTAGTTTGTATGTGGGAAGGgtatgttctgtgtgtgtgtgtgcgtgcacgcatacatatgtgtgcatttataaagaggggaaagggacagaggaagaaagaaatgtatCCATAGGGTAGGGAACTAAGATAGAAACTTGAAAGAAATATCAAGATAGGTATTGCTTTTATGTTCAGTACTTTTCTGTAACAGAGGTACTATACTAGTGAAATTCTAAACCACAGATAAAATTTTTAGATTGCAAGTATTTACGTCAAAATTATAAGTTGAGAGGGCAGAAGAGTCAGGTGAaacaaaagagagacagacacagggaaaagaaaaccaaagagagAATGTTGCGATTTTTCTGTGAACTTTTTTAGGTTCTTCAGTGGAACCATTATGTGACATAAAAGAGAATTGAGAAGAAGCAGTCTCTCATTATATTTTCTTACAGAGTTCATGTTGTCCTGATGTACAAAAACTACAGTGGTTGGAAAATACCCAATTTAATAATGACTAAGTTTATGGTTGGCTTAATATACAAAGTGTGCATGttacaggtttaaaaaaattttttttctatgttttttgtGTTTAGGCTAGACAGCAACAAGCAGAATTGGCCCAACAGGAATGGCTTCAAATGCAGCAAGCTGCCCAACAAGCCCAGCTTGCTGCTGCATCAGCAAGTGCATCCAACCAGGCAGGATCTTCTCAGGATgaagaagatgatgatgataTCTGAAATTCACCAGCTGAGTttctatttcctttaaaatgtttttccctgcacaagaaaacagtgaaaaaaatgcTTACCTGTAATTTTGCATCTTGGTGGACTTGCCATTGGTATTCTAGGGATATCTGCTGTTAAGTTTCATCTGTTGTGTGCTATTCATGTAAAATCTGTCTCTTTGAACTGTTGAAAATTTAAGGTTCAGTATAAtatcaattttgaatttttaatggtGTTTATGAAATTTTAGATAGCAGTGAGTCTGTTTGATCAATAAACAGTGTTACAGAAAACTTCAAGTTTATAAAAATACAGTGAAATTTATACAGAAGCTCTAAatcttcatttgcatttcctctgCCCTTTTAACTAAACTAAAAATtgggaattttaaattatttggggGAGGTGCTGTGTGATATAGTAGACATTAGATCAGGTTGGTGAAAAAACGAAGCCCAGTTGTGCAGTAtctggattttctcttttaaaatgagtatatGCATACAGGCAATAAACATACGTGCTCAGATAAATATACTTGTTTAAAAAAGATCTCAAAACAAGGCATTCAAAAGCTAGAAAGGAGTATGTTCAATAGTAGTTGTAAAATTTGGTaggttattttttcaattttgtttttattttatgtagagCTAAAAACTCGTTTTATTATAGCATAATTCATCTTCAGCTACACTATTACATTTCAAAGACTGCCCAGTTTTGAGGACTGTCATGATTCTTAGTATTTCACTCCAGTAATCATTAATAGTATTACTTGCTTAGTCCATCTTGTGAAACAGTTGCTTAGGTTGCATTGGTTGGTTCATGAATATTAAGACCTTTCCTAGGGGAAAGAAATGACAGTTAATGAGCATGCTTGTTATAAGAGGGGATTCTTTTTGTAATTTAACTTGTAGTTCtagtttccttgtttgtttttagcattacttttacAGTTTCTTGACTAGATGGCCTAGAATGCCCAATACTTCCTTTGAAATGGCATCATTATCTCCATCATAATTGAGTgatagctttaaaaaatgttttgtttaagaAAATGTGTCATAATTGATTAGCCCTATAtgaaacataaataattttaacCTGCTTATTAAAAGGGAAAAGCTTTAATTTGGTTCTAATAAGTAAAGTATGATAGTGATTTTTATAGGAATCCAGTGTTTTGAAGAACTGGCCTATTGTGTTtatatttggaaaacaaaatggaaaagccaCTTAAAATAGTATGAAGTAATCTAAATTACTATGTCAGTTGCCAAATCATTTAAATTTGTGTATTCACCAGGTCTAAAGATAGATTGTGGCTGCTAGAATTCCAGTTTTAATTGAAGAGCTAAATAAGTCAAATGTTCAAGTATTAGATTTCTTAATGATCATATTTTGCagttttataaaaagtgaaatattgttatacatttattaaatacaCTTCTTCCATGCCACAAATAGGTTAATCCTGCTGAACGTTTGAGTTAAAGTTGATACTGTACCCATGAGTGCGTTTGAACAAGATAGAgggattgtttttttaaaagtttaagtacCAAAGGTAGTCTAGTCTAAGAAATAATAAGTTAATAAGTGTTGGCTTTTCTAATTTGTACTGTAACATCCTTATACTTTCTATTTTAAGTGTATCTGTTTCTTAGGAAAAAACGTAGATATTTTCCATACCTTTTTTTTGATGCAGAGTTCAGGTTAATTAATATTTACTGCATCTGATAATGTATTATATGTTCAAATCCTAGTGACTTTCATTTTGACATTCTTGTGATTTTCATATGCTGTATTCTTCAAGCAATAAAATCTGATGTGttttataaattgtttttatatttaatgatCTGTACAGATTAATGGCATGAGATTTCTGTTATTACCATTTTTACTAGTTTCAAGAATCTTAGGCCCCCCAAAACAATTTTGATCTTTTGGTATATACTACTTGACTTTCTCCTTTGTTTACTGGTTTCTTAGAAAATATGGTTTTACTTGTATTTTTGTAATTTACAGTCTTAGGATGCAGGCATAACAGCTAATTCAGCAGTGTTTTAGTTGATTTTTTAGCAGTTAACTATTATATTCTGTCTTttgttgagatttttaaaatcttttggagAGAGAAACAAAATTTTTAGTATTCTTGAGAAATAAAGTTATTGTTTGGTAAGTATTTTCCCCACCTCCTTGAATATGTCTGTCTTTTTCAGCAGGCTATCAGATTGATAAATGTTGAAAAggcatcagtttttaaaattacatataccATACATGTAGAAGAGTACATAAATAAGGGTTTTCACAagttaaatgtattcattttgccACCTTCAGATTAAGAAACAGTATTGTTAACATCCCAGCTCTCCTCTTGCCCCTATCTCCACACCTTCTTCTTCCTCCCCAGAAGTAACTACTATTCTGACTTCTAAAATCAGTTTGCCTGTCTTGTCTTTTATGTAAATGCAGTTATACAtaatatactctttttttttgctcattgttttatttttgagtgtATTGATTTCCTGATGCCattgtaacaaaataccacaaacttaAGGgatttaaaacaacacaaatgtattcTCTTGCAGTCCTGAagatcagaagtccaaaatcagtttTATTAGGTCAGAGGCAAGATTGGTTCCTAAATGTGGAAATTTTAAgtggagaatccatttccttatctttttTCAGTTTCCAGTGTCTGCCTATAATCCTTGGCTTGTGCCTTCTTCCCCTGTTCAAAGCTTCTGCTTTTATCATCACATCATCTTTCTTCTGTAGTCAAATATTCCTTTGCATCTACACTtagggcccacctggataatccaggacaATCCCCCATCTCAAGATCATTAATTTAATCACATCCACAAGATCACTTTTGCCATATTAGGTAACATTTACAGGTTTCAGGGCTTCAATCCTAGGTATTTTAGGAGGTAGGTACTTAACCTGCCCACGTGAGGTTCATTCATATTGTTGCATGTATTTGTAGTTCATTCATtcttattgctgaatagtatttcattagtttatttttattatatgcaGAATTTATCCGTTCTGTCATTGATGGGCACTTGCATAGTTTCTAGTTCTGGACTAGTATGAATAATTCTGTGGAGAACATTTTTATACCTGTCATTTCGTGAGTATATACATGCATCTGTGTTGAATCTATACCTGAAAGTGGAATTTTTAGGTTAAAGCGTGTGTATATATTTGGTATTTAGTATGTACTGTCAGTTTCC contains:
- the DR1 gene encoding protein Dr1, giving the protein MASSSGNDDDLTIPRAAINKMIKETLPNVRVANDARELVVNCCTEFIHLISSEANEICNKSEKKTISPEHVIQALESLGFGSYISEVKEVLQECKTVALKRRKASSRLENLGIPEEELLRQQQELFAKARQQQAELAQQEWLQMQQAAQQAQLAAASASASNQAGSSQDEEDDDDI